In Amycolatopsis sp. FBCC-B4732, the genomic stretch GCTGCCGCGGCAGGCCGCCCCCAACAAGGCTGGCTGGAGCTGTCGAGGTGGGCCAGATTGGAGTGGTCGCCTTGTGATGGCCCAACCTGAGGTGACTGGAAGCCGTCGGTCGAACACATGTTCTAGTTGCGTGGTAGGTTCGGGTCGTTCGAGGTCGCGGAGTCCGGGAGGTCGTAGTGGCGTGGTTGCTGCGGGAGCGAGTCACTGGCTGCGAGTGGCGCGTCGGCGACAGTGATCTCGCCTGGGAGGCCGGCGGCTACGACACAGCCAGGTTCGAACTCCATGTTCTCGATGAGGAAGTCATCGGGGCGCCAGACGGCCTCCCTGGCTCTCGTCGACCATCGGAAGCCTGCACCGCGGCCGTGTAGCCGCCGTGCAGATCTCGCGCTCGGCTGCCGTGGTGATCACTGCGGTGGCTGGCTCACCTACTCACGCTGAGCGGCGGGCGCCGTCAGAGTCTTGACTCCGGCGATGCCGTGCCTGGGCGACGATATCCGGGTGCTGGCTCACCCAGTCGGCCAGCGGCTGCATGGCTTCGAGTGCCTCTCGCGTCGCCGGCGCCAGCGAGTAGGTGACTGACGGTGGGAACACGCCTGCCTCCTGGTCGCGCACGATCAAGCGGTCGGCCGTCATCGTCTTCAGCGTGCGCGTCAGCACGCTGGCGTGCAGCACCCGCGGCCGTCCGGACCAGCTGTTTGCCGCTGCGGCGTCGTTGAGCGAGCCGACGAGGTCCAGCAGCTCGGTGTAGTGCTTCGGGCCGCTCTTCAGTGCCAGCAGGATCGCCGTCATCCAGTCGCCGCCAAAGAGCTGCTTCGCGTCGTGCAGCTTGCGCAGGCGCTCGGCGTCCTCGGCTGTGATTGCCTGTGTGCTCGGTCGAGTCATCGTTCCCTCCCCGGTTCGATCACCCCAGGCAGTTGATCTTAAGTTTCCGCAGGTCGTGTCTCAACTATCGGACGGGTGTTCACCTGATCGGGTCTTAATTTCAGTTAAGACGCCTGGTGAGCGGTACCGTCAAGGGGAGCTGAGGAGGGGTGATGGCCGAACCCGGGCGTGACTTCGCGGACAAGCTCAACCACCTGTTCGCCGTCACGAAATCGCCGGACGGCGACGAGTACAGCAACGACTTCGCCGCCGACTCGATCACGGTCGCCGGCACGAAGATCTCCGGCACGTACATCTGGCAGCTGCGCAAGCGCAAGCGGGACAACCCGACGATCAAGCACGTCGAGGGGCTGGCCAGGTTCTTCGGGGTGCCGGTCAACTACTTCTTCGACGATGACGTGACCGACCGCGTCGACCAGCAGCTGCGCGACCTGGCCGCGGAGCAGGAACGCCTCAAGGCGAACGCCGGTGACCAGGAAGCACAGCGGATCGCGATGCGGGCCGGTGAGCTGACGCCGGATCGTCGTCAGCTGGTCATGGACCTGCTCGACGTCGTATACCGCGACCAGCAGGCAGCGCGGGAGCGAGGGGAGCGGTGAACGAGCGGCTGCTGCGCCGCCGGTGCCGGCGGCTGCTGAAGGAGCTGGACATCCGGCCTCCGCTGGACGTCGTCGAGCTGTGCCGGCGCGTCGGTGAGCGCCGTGGCAAGCCGATCAAGCTGCTGGCCCACTCTATTCCGGTGCCCGGCCCCTTCGGCGTTTGGATCAGCACTCGCCCGGCGGACTACATCCTGTACCAGCGTGAGACCAGCAAGCCGCATCAGAACCACATCATTCTCCACGAGCTGGGCCACTTGCTCGCCGGTCACGAGAGCGATCCGTGCGATGACGAGCTGCTGGCCGGGTTGTACCCGGACATGTCGCCGGAGAGCCTGCGTCAGCGGTATCCGGATCTCGAGCCGGACGCCGTCCGCCGGGCGCTGCGGCGCACCTCGTACGACACCGAGCAGGAGCGAGAGGCCGAAACCACGGCGACGATCATCCTGGAGTGGGCGTCGGTCCTGGACCAGGTCGCTGTCGGTGGAAGAGCGAGCGAATCCGCCCAGCAGATGGGAGCCGCGCTTGAAGGCCGTCTGGGGTGGCTGTGACGCCTCTGGTCCTCGCGTACGGGATTGTGTCGGCTGTCCTGCTGCTGTGGCTGGCCGGGAGGTTGGCGCGGAACCCGAGGAACGCCGCGCTTCGCAGCGTGACGGCGCTCGTGGCCTGCCTGGCCGTCGCGTTTCCGTTCGGTGCTGCGGCCGACAAGGGCGCCCACGTGCTGGGCCTGCCGCCGATGATCGCGCGGCTGGTCCAGCACGGTCTTCTGCTGGTCGGCGTGTACAGCCTCGTGTGCTTCTTCCTGTTCTCGGCACGGGAGCGCGCGGCGGCCAG encodes the following:
- a CDS encoding helix-turn-helix domain-containing protein; this encodes MTRPSTQAITAEDAERLRKLHDAKQLFGGDWMTAILLALKSGPKHYTELLDLVGSLNDAAAANSWSGRPRVLHASVLTRTLKTMTADRLIVRDQEAGVFPPSVTYSLAPATREALEAMQPLADWVSQHPDIVAQARHRRSQDSDGARRSA
- a CDS encoding XRE family transcriptional regulator, with translation MAEPGRDFADKLNHLFAVTKSPDGDEYSNDFAADSITVAGTKISGTYIWQLRKRKRDNPTIKHVEGLARFFGVPVNYFFDDDVTDRVDQQLRDLAAEQERLKANAGDQEAQRIAMRAGELTPDRRQLVMDLLDVVYRDQQAARERGER